The genomic interval ATAAAACAAATTGCATAAAAAATAATTTTATTCATTCTGTTAATCTAAATGAATCATAGCAAAAACAGCATAATTAATCATATCTTGGTAATTAGCATCAATTCCTTCAGAAACTATAGTTTTCCCCTTATTATCTTCTATTTGCTTTACACGCAATAGTTTTTGAATAATTAAATCTGTTAAACTAGAAACACGCATATCTCTCCATGCTTCACCATAATCATGATTCTTATTTAACATTAATTCTTTGGTAATCTTACTATGCTTGTCGTATAATTTTGTTGCCTCTTCTGTAGATAAATCAGGGTTTTCTACAACACCTAATTCTAACTGAATTAACGCCATAATAGAATAATTTATAATACCGATAAATTCAGACTTTTCTCCTTCATCAACTTTTCTAACTTCATTTTC from Lutibacter sp. Hel_I_33_5 carries:
- a CDS encoding DUF1599 domain-containing protein — translated: MQKTKEQYDAVIKACRSLFIKKMSDYGSAWRILRLPSLTDQIFIKAQRIRQLQENEVRKVDEGEKSEFIGIINYSIMALIQLELGVVENPDLSTEEATKLYDKHSKITKELMLNKNHDYGEAWRDMRVSSLTDLIIQKLLRVKQIEDNKGKTIVSEGIDANYQDMINYAVFAMIHLD